Proteins co-encoded in one Granulicella cerasi genomic window:
- a CDS encoding UDP-glucuronic acid decarboxylase family protein produces the protein MSNKLILVTGAAGFLGSHLTDALLAEGHDVLGVDNLATGKLDNLAHLKGESRFRFEQKDICEPFDFGHVDYVFNLASPASPVDYYRLGIETLLVGSAGTINTLEVAKKYGAGYLHASTSECYGDPEVHPQVESYWGNVNPIGPRSVYDEAKRFSEAAVTAYNRYHHVNTHLVRIFNTYGPRLQANDGRVISNFMMQALRGVPLTIYGDGKQTRSFCYVSDLIAGILALSKSDEHLPTNIGNPGEFTMIECAQEVLALTGSKSELTFQPLPQDDPKQRKPDITKAKSLLGWEPKVPLREGLAKSLDYFKACVAAEK, from the coding sequence TTGAGCAACAAGTTGATTCTCGTTACCGGTGCGGCCGGGTTCCTCGGCTCGCACCTTACTGACGCCCTGCTCGCCGAAGGCCATGACGTCCTCGGCGTCGATAACCTCGCGACCGGCAAGCTCGATAACCTCGCCCACCTGAAGGGCGAGTCGCGCTTCCGCTTCGAGCAGAAAGACATCTGCGAGCCGTTCGATTTCGGCCACGTCGATTACGTCTTCAACCTCGCTTCACCTGCCAGCCCCGTGGACTACTATCGTCTCGGTATCGAGACGCTGCTGGTCGGTTCGGCGGGCACGATCAACACACTGGAAGTGGCGAAGAAGTACGGCGCGGGCTACCTGCACGCGTCCACCTCAGAGTGCTACGGCGATCCCGAAGTGCATCCTCAGGTGGAGAGCTACTGGGGCAACGTGAACCCGATCGGTCCGCGCTCGGTGTACGACGAAGCCAAGCGCTTCTCTGAGGCCGCTGTGACGGCGTACAACCGCTATCACCACGTCAACACGCACCTCGTCCGCATCTTCAACACCTACGGTCCTCGTCTACAGGCCAACGATGGCCGTGTGATCTCGAACTTCATGATGCAGGCACTGCGCGGTGTGCCGTTGACCATCTACGGTGACGGCAAGCAGACGCGTTCCTTCTGCTATGTCTCGGACCTCATCGCTGGCATTCTGGCTCTGTCGAAGTCCGACGAGCATCTGCCGACGAACATCGGCAACCCCGGTGAGTTCACGATGATTGAGTGCGCGCAGGAAGTGCTGGCGCTCACCGGCTCAAAGAGCGAACTCACCTTCCAGCCGCTGCCGCAGGATGACCCCAAGCAGCGCAAGCCGGACATCACCAAGGCGAAGAGCCTGCTCGGCTGGGAGCCGAAGGTTCCTCTGCGTGAAGGCCTCGCGAAGTCGCTCGATTACTTCAAGGCCTGCGTCGCTGCGGAGAAGTAA
- a CDS encoding UDP-glucose dehydrogenase family protein, with protein sequence MSKSIKIAVVGSGYVGLVAAVCFAELGHQVICVDNDQRKVDALRGGDTLIHEEHLPELLARHGNKGVVFTTDLAEATAQAAAIFIAVGTPQSETGDADLSYVEAVASEIARHVDSYKVIVEKSTVPVYTNEWIRRVIERNGVSREMFDVVSNPEFLREGTAVEDFLHPDRIVVGADSERAAKVLGDIYSPLTEGTYYKTAEPIPGICTEDAPAPILFTSTKSAEIIKHASNAFLAVKISFINAVSNLCEAADANVEQVSRGIGLDSRIGPKFLRPGIGYGGSCFPKDVAAFRSVAEQMGVDFNLLTEVERINATQKKRFLAKVRSALWTLRGKRLAVLGLAFKGETDDIRESPAIDLCEMLLGEGCQLVAYDPAAIERAKLELPPSAQMQYADSVEGAAKDADALLVLTDWAEFKSIDLEMLQRTLRYPIVIDGRNMFDPKTMSEAGFTYLSVGRPVANPAREVVKA encoded by the coding sequence ATGAGCAAGTCCATCAAAATTGCAGTTGTAGGCTCGGGATACGTTGGTCTGGTGGCGGCTGTCTGCTTTGCCGAACTAGGTCACCAGGTGATTTGCGTCGATAACGATCAGCGCAAAGTAGACGCCCTGCGCGGCGGTGACACGCTCATCCACGAAGAGCATCTTCCTGAATTGCTGGCTCGGCATGGCAACAAAGGCGTGGTCTTCACCACGGATCTCGCCGAAGCGACTGCGCAGGCTGCAGCGATCTTCATCGCCGTCGGCACCCCGCAGTCCGAAACCGGTGATGCCGACCTCTCGTACGTGGAAGCCGTCGCGAGCGAGATTGCGCGCCACGTCGACAGCTATAAGGTCATCGTGGAAAAGAGCACGGTGCCGGTCTACACGAACGAGTGGATTCGTCGCGTCATCGAACGTAACGGCGTCTCGCGCGAGATGTTCGATGTCGTTTCAAACCCTGAGTTCCTGCGCGAAGGTACTGCCGTCGAAGACTTCCTGCATCCGGACCGCATCGTCGTCGGTGCGGACTCAGAACGCGCTGCAAAGGTGCTCGGCGATATCTATTCGCCGCTGACTGAAGGCACGTACTATAAGACCGCCGAGCCGATCCCCGGCATCTGCACGGAAGATGCTCCGGCTCCGATCCTCTTCACCTCGACCAAGAGCGCCGAGATCATCAAGCACGCCTCGAACGCGTTCCTGGCCGTGAAGATCTCGTTCATCAACGCGGTCTCGAACCTCTGTGAGGCGGCAGACGCGAACGTCGAGCAGGTGTCGCGCGGCATCGGTCTGGACTCCCGCATTGGGCCCAAGTTCCTGCGTCCGGGCATCGGCTACGGCGGTTCGTGCTTCCCGAAGGACGTTGCGGCTTTCCGTTCGGTGGCCGAGCAGATGGGTGTTGACTTCAACCTGCTGACCGAGGTGGAACGCATCAATGCGACGCAGAAGAAGCGCTTTCTCGCGAAGGTGCGCTCGGCCCTGTGGACGCTGCGTGGCAAGCGCCTCGCGGTCCTCGGCCTTGCGTTCAAGGGCGAGACCGACGACATTCGCGAGAGCCCGGCGATCGACCTCTGCGAAATGCTGCTTGGCGAAGGCTGCCAGCTCGTGGCCTACGATCCCGCAGCGATCGAGCGCGCCAAGCTCGAGCTTCCTCCCTCGGCGCAGATGCAATACGCTGACAGCGTCGAAGGCGCGGCCAAGGACGCGGATGCGCTGCTGGTGCTGACCGACTGGGCTGAGTTCAAGTCCATCGACCTCGAGATGCTGCAGCGCACGCTGCGTTATCCGATCGTGATCGACGGTCGCAATATGTTCGACCCGAAGACGATGTCCGAAGCTGGGTTCACGTATCTGAGCGTCGGCCGTCCGGTCGCCAACCCTGCGCGCGAAGTCGTCAAGGCCTAG
- a CDS encoding GumC family protein, protein MIQDPFESHAAGSATPPPNASHAPQTAKESGLLDALTTLRKRKWIILAFCLGGILLGLVRYHRQPRLYEAVGSLEIGGGSSSALRQASAAGRGAGFGGSDLSSSTQTQIAILQSHTLLLSVARDLDLANNPDFWGAKGTMPHRSVDDPLVQAQVVAMLNGTLNISALQKTDIITVTSRTGSAKLSADIVNRLMTDYIHRNMQTRFDATKRASSFLSGQLDDLKQKVEDSQAKVIELGKRIGVLGFDPTKNQITSNLDTLTKAVGEAEVHRILSGSRYSILRNMDPGALDASIDASRLTGASALSALRAQREGELVKLAELSQQYGPKHPEVEAIQREVNELNKQINVEQNRLLTQAREEFAAARAEEGGTRSALEDEKADAYRLRDDLLQYTLLQRDFESSRTLYDSLQNQLRSAGITAGLEATEIDIVDYATPPVMPSMQPRSTIMMVNFVVATLLGLIIAFIVDALDTGIHTVSELEQISGLPSLALIPRARRIAEGATLTVAQRNLALLNAPRSQFAESFRALRTSLLLSTPGSEPQVILVTSSIPNEGKTTAAMNLACVLAQRDMRVLLIDADLRRPSIHHRLGLNGKKGLTSILSGSADLESVIQNLPEIPTLDVLVSGPVPPFPQEMLGSEDMRQLLLEARQKYTHIIIDSPPLLSVTDSQILAREVDTVVLMVRYGKSTRQSVRRGREMLQRAGARVAGIALNAVDTNSPEYYSYYGYSGYTTYGSGGLEQKSWDARSDASKDNGSTKGSSR, encoded by the coding sequence ATGATCCAGGATCCTTTTGAGTCACACGCGGCTGGTTCCGCCACGCCGCCGCCCAATGCGTCGCACGCACCGCAGACCGCAAAAGAGTCGGGGCTGCTTGATGCGTTGACCACGCTGCGTAAGCGCAAGTGGATCATTCTTGCGTTCTGCCTCGGCGGTATTTTGCTCGGCCTGGTGCGCTATCACCGCCAGCCGCGCCTCTATGAGGCTGTCGGTTCGCTGGAGATCGGCGGTGGATCTTCGAGCGCCTTGCGTCAGGCCTCCGCGGCCGGTCGTGGCGCAGGCTTCGGCGGATCAGATCTCAGTTCCTCGACGCAGACGCAGATTGCGATTCTGCAGAGCCACACGCTGCTGCTCAGCGTGGCGCGCGACCTCGATCTGGCGAACAACCCCGATTTCTGGGGCGCCAAGGGCACCATGCCGCACCGTAGCGTGGATGACCCCCTCGTGCAGGCGCAGGTCGTGGCGATGCTCAACGGCACGCTCAATATTTCCGCACTGCAGAAGACCGACATCATTACCGTCACGAGCCGCACGGGCAGCGCGAAGCTTTCGGCCGACATCGTCAACCGTCTGATGACGGATTACATTCACCGCAACATGCAGACCCGCTTCGACGCCACGAAGCGCGCGTCCTCCTTCCTCTCCGGTCAGCTCGACGACCTGAAGCAGAAGGTCGAAGATTCGCAGGCGAAGGTCATCGAACTCGGCAAGCGCATCGGCGTACTGGGATTCGACCCGACCAAGAACCAGATCACCAGCAACCTCGACACGCTGACGAAGGCCGTCGGCGAGGCTGAGGTGCACCGCATCCTCTCGGGCTCGCGCTATAGCATTCTGCGCAACATGGATCCCGGCGCACTGGACGCGAGCATCGACGCCAGCAGGCTCACCGGAGCTTCGGCGCTTTCAGCACTGCGTGCACAGCGCGAAGGCGAGCTGGTAAAGCTTGCCGAACTCTCGCAGCAGTACGGCCCCAAGCACCCCGAGGTCGAAGCGATCCAGCGTGAGGTCAACGAACTCAACAAGCAGATCAATGTCGAGCAGAACCGTCTGCTGACGCAAGCCCGCGAAGAGTTCGCTGCTGCGCGTGCGGAAGAGGGCGGCACACGCTCCGCGCTGGAAGACGAGAAAGCCGACGCTTACCGCCTGCGCGACGACCTGCTGCAGTACACCCTGCTACAGCGCGACTTCGAGTCCAGCCGCACGCTGTACGACAGCCTGCAGAATCAGCTTCGTTCCGCTGGTATTACAGCGGGCCTGGAAGCTACTGAAATCGACATCGTCGACTACGCGACCCCGCCCGTCATGCCGTCGATGCAGCCGCGCAGCACGATCATGATGGTGAACTTCGTCGTAGCGACCCTGCTCGGCCTGATCATCGCCTTCATCGTCGACGCGCTCGATACCGGCATCCATACCGTGAGCGAACTGGAGCAGATCTCCGGCCTTCCATCACTCGCTCTGATTCCCCGCGCGCGCCGTATCGCCGAAGGCGCAACGCTCACGGTGGCACAGCGGAATCTCGCGCTGCTCAATGCGCCGCGAAGCCAGTTCGCTGAGTCGTTCCGCGCGCTGCGCACGTCGCTGCTGCTCTCCACGCCGGGCAGTGAGCCGCAGGTCATCCTCGTCACCAGCTCGATTCCCAACGAAGGCAAGACCACTGCGGCGATGAACCTCGCCTGTGTGCTTGCGCAGCGCGACATGCGCGTGCTGTTGATCGATGCCGACCTTCGCCGTCCCAGCATTCATCATCGCCTCGGGCTGAATGGCAAGAAGGGCCTGACGTCGATCCTCTCGGGTTCGGCTGATCTTGAAAGCGTCATCCAAAACCTGCCCGAAATCCCGACACTCGACGTGCTGGTCTCCGGGCCGGTGCCGCCGTTCCCGCAAGAGATGCTGGGTTCGGAAGATATGCGTCAGCTGCTGCTAGAGGCTCGCCAGAAGTACACGCACATCATCATCGACTCTCCGCCGTTGCTTTCTGTGACCGACTCGCAGATTCTCGCCCGCGAAGTAGACACGGTCGTGCTGATGGTGCGCTACGGCAAGAGCACGCGCCAGTCCGTACGCCGCGGCCGCGAGATGCTCCAGCGTGCTGGCGCGCGCGTGGCCGGCATCGCGCTCAACGCAGTCGACACGAACTCGCCGGAGTATTACTCCTACTACGGTTACTCCGGCTACACCACCTACGGCTCCGGCGGTCTGGAGCAGAAGAGCTGGGACGCTCGCTCGGATGCGAGCAAGGACAACGGCTCCACGAAAGGAAGCTCGCGATGA
- a CDS encoding polysaccharide biosynthesis/export family protein, with protein MKLNRLLQWMSATLCLLLGVVTASAQSPLTSPSTWNNQPQQTQGRSLGQMPGSLQRSGSETGGLLIPTTDKALLYPSPSAYHLVPGDLITVSIYGVAYQTTARVDEASRVKLPLLGSEQISGMSIQDAETFLAHRFVEAQLFRSPEVSINLLESPTSNATVYGEVNSVVPVLSNRRLIDVIIAAGGLPPTASHIVTINRAGASAPLVINMGDNPYTSPAANIPVMPGDSVFINREGIVYVVGAFRQQGMLTLTGNHQMTLMEAAALSGGPDPTVAKYDDLHLIRTINGKRTVVVLDIKKVLYGKEADPILQADDIVFLPTSGAKMVFSNGTVNAIVSAASLAISLLSVTR; from the coding sequence ATGAAGCTGAATCGACTTCTCCAGTGGATGTCCGCCACCCTATGCCTGCTGCTTGGCGTAGTGACAGCTTCGGCTCAGAGTCCTCTGACTTCGCCCTCCACCTGGAACAATCAGCCGCAGCAGACGCAGGGACGCTCCCTCGGGCAGATGCCCGGCAGCCTGCAGCGCTCGGGCTCCGAGACGGGCGGCCTGCTCATCCCCACGACGGACAAGGCCCTGCTTTATCCGTCGCCGTCGGCTTATCATCTTGTTCCCGGCGATCTCATCACGGTATCGATCTACGGAGTGGCGTACCAGACAACGGCGCGCGTTGATGAAGCTTCGCGAGTGAAGCTTCCCTTGCTGGGCTCTGAGCAAATTTCGGGGATGTCGATCCAGGACGCTGAAACCTTCCTCGCGCATCGCTTTGTCGAGGCGCAGCTTTTCCGCAGTCCGGAAGTTTCGATCAACCTGCTCGAAAGCCCGACCTCTAACGCCACGGTCTATGGCGAAGTGAACTCCGTCGTGCCGGTACTCAGCAACCGCCGCCTGATCGACGTGATCATCGCGGCAGGCGGTCTGCCGCCGACGGCGAGCCACATCGTCACCATCAATCGTGCAGGCGCCTCCGCTCCGCTCGTGATCAACATGGGTGATAATCCCTACACGAGCCCCGCAGCCAATATCCCCGTGATGCCCGGCGACAGCGTCTTCATCAACCGCGAAGGCATCGTCTACGTGGTTGGCGCGTTCAGGCAGCAAGGCATGTTGACACTGACCGGCAACCACCAAATGACGCTGATGGAAGCCGCTGCGCTCTCGGGTGGCCCTGACCCGACCGTGGCGAAGTACGACGATCTGCATCTGATCCGCACGATCAATGGAAAGCGCACCGTCGTCGTTCTCGATATCAAGAAGGTCCTCTACGGCAAGGAAGCTGATCCGATTTTGCAGGCAGACGACATCGTCTTCCTGCCGACGAGCGGCGCGAAGATGGTCTTCTCGAACGGCACCGTCAACGCGATCGTCTCAGCTGCCTCATTGGCCATTTCACTGCTCTCGGTTACACGTTAG
- a CDS encoding glycosyltransferase yields the protein MSHAAEQPQQPLADRPAVRLGYYVSHPIQYQAPLLRRISQEPDIDLTVLFGSDFSVRSYKDEGFGVAVEWDVPLLDGYKHEFLKPIHDKGGVSSTTPISLSLVHGLQNADGSPRFDALWVHGYASVNALRAIMAANALGIPVLLRAESWLADRARSPLKLALKKMFFDLLGRGVAGVLPIGTHNAQYWRHYWGDSVPQFLFPYAVDNSYFAQRAIAATPNLAKLRAELQLEADRPVVLFASKLQERKHANHLVEAYARFVSKRTASEPKPYLVIVGDGEERKNLHQQVAALGLDADVRFAGFRNQSELPAFFAMSSVFVLPSRHEPWGLIVNESMASGCPVIVSTDVGSALDLVADGVEGCVYPVGDVDALTESLARVFATPDTPRQMGEAARLRMTTWSFEEDVAGLRAALAHTTRKLIA from the coding sequence ATGAGTCACGCTGCTGAACAACCTCAGCAACCGCTGGCCGATCGCCCTGCGGTTCGCCTCGGCTACTACGTCTCGCATCCGATTCAGTATCAGGCTCCGCTCCTGCGCCGCATCTCGCAGGAGCCGGACATCGACCTCACCGTGCTCTTCGGCTCGGACTTCTCTGTCCGTTCCTACAAGGACGAGGGCTTCGGTGTCGCCGTGGAGTGGGACGTACCGTTGCTTGATGGCTACAAGCACGAGTTCCTGAAGCCGATTCACGACAAGGGCGGCGTCTCTTCGACGACGCCGATCTCACTAAGCCTGGTGCACGGCCTGCAGAACGCCGATGGCTCGCCTCGCTTCGATGCGCTGTGGGTGCATGGATATGCGTCCGTCAATGCGCTACGCGCCATCATGGCGGCGAATGCGCTAGGCATTCCGGTGCTGCTGCGCGCGGAAAGCTGGCTCGCGGACCGTGCACGCTCGCCGCTGAAGCTCGCGCTGAAGAAGATGTTCTTTGACCTTCTGGGTCGTGGCGTTGCGGGTGTGCTGCCGATCGGCACGCACAATGCCCAGTACTGGCGTCACTACTGGGGCGACAGCGTCCCGCAGTTCCTCTTCCCTTACGCGGTGGACAATAGCTACTTCGCGCAACGTGCGATCGCCGCGACGCCGAACCTCGCCAAGCTGCGTGCAGAGCTGCAACTGGAAGCCGATCGCCCGGTCGTGCTCTTCGCGTCGAAGCTGCAGGAACGCAAGCACGCGAATCATCTCGTAGAAGCGTATGCACGCTTCGTGTCGAAACGGACGGCGAGCGAGCCGAAACCGTACCTCGTCATCGTGGGCGACGGCGAGGAGCGCAAGAATCTGCATCAGCAGGTTGCCGCGCTGGGCCTCGACGCCGATGTGCGCTTCGCCGGCTTCCGCAATCAGTCTGAGCTCCCTGCATTCTTCGCGATGAGTTCGGTCTTCGTACTGCCCTCGCGACACGAGCCCTGGGGCCTGATCGTCAATGAGTCGATGGCCTCGGGCTGCCCGGTGATCGTCTCCACCGACGTAGGCTCTGCCCTCGATCTCGTCGCGGATGGCGTCGAAGGCTGCGTCTACCCTGTCGGTGATGTCGACGCGCTCACCGAGTCGCTCGCTCGCGTCTTCGCCACCCCGGACACGCCCCGCCAGATGGGTGAAGCCGCGCGTCTGCGCATGACGACGTGGAGCTTCGAAGAAGACGTCGCTGGCCTTCGCGCCGCGTTGGCCCACACCACCCGCAAGCTGATCGCCTGA
- a CDS encoding glycosyltransferase, giving the protein MHILHIIGTLDPRAGGPQTAMRMLIDFQPEGYTSEVVTTDLPDAPFLAEYPVPAHGAGSGGWYAPKLVPWLKANRSRFDGVIVHGLWEYTGIAARKAFSGHVPYVVFPHGMLDSYFKRTFPMKHLKKWLFWLLAEYWNLRKASRVLFTTELEEKLAAESFPLLYRWRAEIAPLGSIAAPPRSEAQLDAFYARCPEVRGQRFMLYLGRIHPKKGADLLLKAFTLRQSDIHLVMAGPGADDEWAQGLRSALPADVAARVHWPGMLQGDAKWGAFHASDAFVLPSHQENFGIAVVEALAAARPVLITEPVNISPEIEADGAGLVGKDTVEGVSSLLKRWLTLNESDRAAMGEQALRTFAKRYDMRRNTGPILQVFERIRADRRR; this is encoded by the coding sequence ATGCATATTCTGCATATCATCGGCACGCTGGACCCGCGCGCGGGCGGCCCGCAAACGGCGATGCGGATGCTCATCGACTTCCAGCCGGAAGGCTACACCAGCGAGGTCGTCACCACCGACCTGCCGGATGCGCCCTTCCTCGCGGAGTACCCTGTGCCCGCGCACGGTGCGGGCAGCGGCGGTTGGTATGCGCCGAAGCTCGTGCCCTGGCTCAAGGCGAACCGCTCACGCTTCGATGGCGTCATCGTGCACGGCTTGTGGGAGTACACCGGCATCGCCGCGCGTAAGGCGTTCAGCGGGCACGTGCCGTACGTGGTCTTCCCGCACGGCATGTTGGACTCCTACTTCAAGCGCACGTTCCCGATGAAGCACCTGAAGAAATGGCTGTTCTGGCTGCTCGCCGAGTACTGGAACCTGCGCAAGGCCTCGCGTGTGCTCTTTACGACTGAGCTCGAAGAGAAGCTCGCCGCAGAGAGCTTCCCGTTGCTCTATCGCTGGCGTGCTGAGATTGCGCCGCTCGGTTCGATCGCCGCCCCGCCTCGCAGTGAAGCGCAGCTGGATGCGTTCTACGCACGATGCCCCGAAGTGCGCGGCCAGCGCTTCATGCTTTATCTTGGCCGCATCCACCCGAAGAAGGGTGCGGACCTGCTGCTGAAGGCGTTCACCTTGCGGCAAAGCGATATTCATCTCGTGATGGCTGGCCCAGGTGCAGACGATGAGTGGGCGCAAGGTCTGCGCTCGGCATTACCCGCTGACGTTGCAGCTCGCGTTCACTGGCCGGGCATGCTGCAAGGCGATGCCAAGTGGGGAGCCTTCCACGCGAGCGATGCGTTCGTGCTGCCATCGCATCAGGAGAACTTCGGCATCGCTGTCGTCGAAGCGCTCGCCGCAGCGCGTCCTGTGCTTATTACAGAGCCGGTGAACATCTCGCCTGAGATTGAAGCTGACGGCGCAGGCCTTGTCGGCAAAGACACGGTGGAAGGCGTGAGCTCACTGCTCAAGCGGTGGCTGACGCTCAACGAAAGCGACCGCGCAGCGATGGGCGAGCAAGCCCTGCGAACCTTCGCCAAACGCTACGATATGCGCCGCAACACCGGGCCGATCCTGCAGGTTTTCGAGCGCATCCGCGCAGACAGACGGCGCTAA
- a CDS encoding LbetaH domain-containing protein, whose amino-acid sequence MPRQSDYNTAEHMPQTEDAYTQAAFPLSNRLRRLVWNIVWLLLFRLSPRPFHAWRAMLLRLFGATLGPDCHFYPACKVWAPWNLVCADHVAAGDGVELYNPSPMHLGSHAIISQSAYICGATHDYNDPRFPLQSFRMEIGAYAWICARASVLPGVKVGEGAVLGLGSIASKNLEPWTVYSGNPAQAVRERVRVTDVPA is encoded by the coding sequence ATGCCCCGGCAGAGCGATTACAACACCGCAGAACACATGCCCCAGACCGAAGACGCCTACACTCAGGCGGCGTTTCCGCTATCGAACCGCTTGCGGCGGCTGGTGTGGAACATCGTCTGGCTGCTGCTCTTTCGCCTTTCGCCGCGCCCCTTTCATGCGTGGCGCGCGATGCTGCTGCGACTCTTCGGCGCAACGCTGGGACCAGACTGCCACTTCTACCCCGCCTGCAAGGTCTGGGCTCCGTGGAACCTCGTCTGCGCCGATCACGTGGCTGCAGGAGACGGCGTAGAACTCTACAACCCTTCACCGATGCACCTAGGCTCGCACGCGATCATCTCGCAGAGCGCTTACATCTGCGGTGCCACGCATGACTACAACGACCCGCGCTTCCCGCTGCAGTCGTTCCGCATGGAGATCGGTGCCTATGCGTGGATCTGTGCGCGCGCATCCGTTTTGCCGGGCGTGAAGGTGGGCGAAGGCGCGGTGCTCGGCCTCGGCTCCATCGCGTCGAAGAACCTGGAACCGTGGACTGTCTACTCCGGCAACCCCGCGCAGGCTGTGCGCGAGCGTGTACGCGTGACGGACGTGCCGGCATGA
- a CDS encoding glycosyltransferase family 2 protein: MISVLILTRNEEQDLPTCLASVAFSDDVHVLDSESTDATRAIAEAAGAKVTVRRFDGYASQRNAGLALPFAHPWVLVLDADERVTAELASEIFAALPSALPTVDAFRIRRRDFLWGTWLKHAQLTPLYLRLFRVGRVRYVRDINEIAEVDGEIRDLSAPLDHFPFSKGIAQWIDKHNRYSTSEAELLAAGMATSDASLKTAFTAKDLHERRRAQKAIFYKLPGRPVIKWCYMMFVRGAVLDGSAGVMYATLQSIYEYFIEVKRREMLRRREGQGL; the protein is encoded by the coding sequence ATGATCTCCGTCCTGATCCTTACGCGCAACGAAGAGCAGGACCTGCCCACGTGCCTTGCGTCGGTCGCGTTTTCTGATGACGTTCACGTGCTCGATTCCGAATCCACCGACGCGACGCGTGCGATCGCCGAAGCCGCCGGTGCGAAGGTCACCGTGCGCCGCTTCGACGGCTACGCCAGCCAGCGCAACGCCGGTCTGGCGCTGCCGTTCGCGCATCCGTGGGTGCTGGTGCTCGACGCCGACGAGCGCGTGACCGCAGAGCTTGCGAGCGAGATCTTCGCGGCGCTGCCCAGCGCGCTGCCCACGGTCGATGCCTTCCGCATCCGCCGTCGCGATTTCCTGTGGGGCACCTGGCTGAAGCACGCGCAGTTGACCCCCCTGTATCTGCGGCTCTTCCGCGTAGGCCGCGTACGCTACGTGCGCGACATCAATGAAATCGCCGAGGTCGATGGCGAGATTCGCGACCTCAGTGCGCCGCTCGATCACTTCCCTTTCTCCAAAGGAATCGCGCAGTGGATCGACAAACACAACCGCTACTCGACGAGCGAAGCCGAGTTGCTTGCAGCGGGCATGGCGACCAGCGACGCGTCGCTCAAGACCGCGTTCACGGCGAAGGACCTGCACGAACGCCGTCGCGCGCAGAAGGCGATCTTCTACAAGCTGCCGGGGCGACCGGTGATCAAGTGGTGCTACATGATGTTCGTGCGCGGCGCGGTGCTCGATGGCAGTGCCGGCGTGATGTACGCCACGTTGCAGAGCATCTACGAGTACTTCATCGAAGTGAAGCGACGCGAGATGCTGCGGCGGCGTGAAGGACAGGGCCTTTGA
- a CDS encoding response regulator yields MTDTNTTSKPRVLVADDEQVIANTLAIILNQAGFEARAVYSGEKALEALDSFQPDMLISDVIMTGMTGIEAAIQTRTKLPNCKVLLFSGQAATADLLERARAQGHEFEILAKPVHPTDLLAKLRA; encoded by the coding sequence ATGACGGACACGAACACGACGAGCAAGCCGCGCGTTCTGGTTGCTGACGACGAACAGGTTATCGCCAACACACTCGCCATCATTCTCAATCAGGCAGGCTTTGAAGCCCGCGCCGTCTATAGCGGCGAAAAGGCGCTCGAGGCACTCGATTCTTTCCAGCCCGATATGCTCATCTCGGACGTCATCATGACCGGCATGACCGGCATTGAAGCGGCGATCCAGACGCGCACGAAGCTGCCGAACTGCAAAGTGCTGCTCTTCTCCGGACAGGCGGCAACGGCCGATCTGCTGGAGCGCGCACGCGCCCAGGGCCACGAGTTCGAGATTCTCGCCAAGCCGGTGCACCCCACCGACCTGCTGGCGAAGCTCCGCGCTTAG
- a CDS encoding tyrosine-protein phosphatase translates to MFDIHNHLLHALDDGSPNLETSVEMARMAVANGTTHMVCTPHASSAFSFQPELIASRMAELRAALQTEGIALQLGQGCDFHIAYDNVQDALAHPRKYTINNSEYLLIELPDNLIPPSFERTLYDLRVAGITPILTHPERNPAIQENPARLKTWVEGGLLVQVTANSVTGDMGKKAATLSHEWLERRWVHFLASDAHDLVRRPPNLKKARAWVDHHVSERYAALLTVDNPQAVFETRPLPEQMPMLGLDDDYDVDDMVDDYVEGPRPWWKRFLGIGVD, encoded by the coding sequence ATGTTCGATATCCATAATCATCTTCTGCATGCCCTTGATGACGGCTCACCGAACCTTGAGACCTCTGTGGAAATGGCGCGCATGGCCGTCGCCAACGGCACAACGCACATGGTGTGCACGCCCCATGCGTCGTCCGCGTTCAGCTTCCAACCGGAGCTGATCGCAAGCCGCATGGCCGAACTGCGTGCCGCGCTGCAGACCGAAGGCATCGCGCTCCAACTCGGCCAGGGCTGCGACTTTCACATCGCGTACGACAACGTGCAGGACGCACTCGCCCACCCGCGTAAATACACGATCAACAACAGCGAGTACCTGCTGATCGAGCTGCCCGATAACCTGATTCCGCCCTCGTTCGAGCGCACACTCTACGACCTTCGCGTCGCGGGCATCACCCCGATCCTCACCCATCCGGAGCGCAACCCCGCGATTCAGGAGAACCCCGCACGCCTGAAGACCTGGGTAGAGGGTGGCCTGCTCGTGCAGGTAACTGCGAACTCCGTTACGGGCGACATGGGCAAGAAGGCCGCAACGCTTTCGCACGAGTGGCTGGAACGCCGCTGGGTACACTTTCTCGCCAGCGATGCGCACGACCTCGTGCGCCGTCCGCCAAACCTCAAGAAGGCCCGCGCCTGGGTCGATCACCACGTCAGCGAGCGCTACGCGGCCCTGCTAACCGTCGACAATCCGCAGGCCGTCTTCGAGACCAGGCCTCTGCCCGAGCAAATGCCCATGCTCGGCCTCGATGACGACTACGATGTCGATGACATGGTGGATGATTACGTGGAAGGCCCGCGTCCATGGTGGAAGCGCTTCCTTGGCATCGGCGTCGACTAG